The following proteins come from a genomic window of Triticum aestivum cultivar Chinese Spring chromosome 6A, IWGSC CS RefSeq v2.1, whole genome shotgun sequence:
- the LOC123131254 gene encoding vesicle-associated membrane protein 711 — MGKKIQYAVVARGAVVLAEHGAGGTTTNAGAVARQILERLHAAGGGAAADCRVSYTQGLYVFHVMRADGLTALCMTDDDATAASGRRIPFAFLEDIHGKFVKTYGRAALTALAYAMNDEFSRVLSKQMDYYSNDPNADCITRMKGEMDQVRSIMIDNIDKVLERGDRLEMLVDKTTTMQGNTMRFKRQARRFRNTVWWRNVKLTAAVILILLAIIYIVLAYMCHGFTLPSCVR, encoded by the exons ATGGGAAAGAAAATCCAGTACGCGGTGGTGGCGCGGGGCGCCGTGGTGCTGGCGGAGCACGGCGCGGGGGGCACCACCACCAACGCGGGCGCCGTCGCGCGGCAGATCCTCGAgcgcctccacgccgccggcggAGGTGCCGCCGCCGACTGCCGCGTCTCCTACACCCAGGGCCTCTACGTCTTCCACGTCATGCGCGCCGACGGCCTCACCGCGCTCTGCATGACCGACGACGACGCCACCGCCGCGTCAGGAC GACGGATTCCCTTCGCGTTTCTTGAAGACATCCATGGAAAGTTTGTCAAGACGTATGGTCGTGCAGCTCTCACGGCTCTTGCTTACGCGATGAACGACGAGTTCTCGAGGGTTTTGAGCAAGCAAATGGACTACTATTCAAACGACCCCAACGCCGATTGCATAACCCGCATGAAGGGTGAAATGGATCAG GTGAGGAGTATTATGATTGATAACATCGACAAGGTGCTCGAGAGAGGCGATCGTCTGGAGATGTTAGTCGACAAGACCACAACTATGCAAGGAAACACGATGCGGTTCAAGCGGCAAGCTCGCCGTTTCAGGAACACTGTGTGGTGGAGAAATGTGAAGCTCAC AGCCGCGGTGATCCTCATCCTACTGGCGATCATATACATTGTGCTGGCCTACATGTGCCACGGCTTCACCCTGCCCTCCTGCGTCCGCTAA